From Bacteroidota bacterium, one genomic window encodes:
- a CDS encoding dimethylglycine dehydrogenase: GGVRSEFTVYRKPDGFYLVSAGALERHDHDTLGKLLPADGSVTLTPITDANGVLVLAGPKSRDVLQRVTRTDLGNDQFPWLTGKPISVGPASADALRVNFVGELGWELHHPIGMQTTIFDALMAAGEDFGIRPFGIRAMDTMRIEKSYRTMGRELSIEYSAYESGLDRF; encoded by the coding sequence CGGCGGTGTGCGGTCCGAGTTCACCGTCTACCGCAAGCCGGACGGGTTCTACCTCGTCTCAGCCGGCGCGCTCGAACGGCACGACCACGACACCCTCGGCAAGTTGCTGCCCGCCGATGGCAGCGTGACGCTCACACCGATCACGGACGCCAATGGCGTCCTCGTCCTCGCCGGGCCGAAGTCACGCGATGTCCTCCAGCGGGTGACGCGCACGGACCTCGGCAACGATCAGTTTCCGTGGTTGACGGGTAAGCCGATCTCCGTCGGGCCGGCTTCAGCGGACGCACTGCGCGTCAACTTCGTCGGCGAACTCGGTTGGGAACTGCATCACCCGATCGGGATGCAGACGACGATCTTTGATGCGCTTATGGCAGCCGGCGAGGACTTCGGCATCCGCCCCTTCGGGATCCGTGCAATGGACACGATGCGGATTGAGAAGTCCTACCGCACGATGGGCCGCGAGCTCTCGATCGAGTATTCGGCTTACGAGTCCGGGCTCGACCGCTTCAT